In one Rhopalosiphum padi isolate XX-2018 chromosome 3, ASM2088224v1, whole genome shotgun sequence genomic region, the following are encoded:
- the LOC132926964 gene encoding plasma membrane calcium-transporting ATPase 3 isoform X5 codes for MATIDGRPAQYGVTLKQLRELMEHRGREGIAKLNELGGVQDVCKKLYTSPSEGLSGSTADLEHRKETFSSNTIPPKPPKTFMQLVWEALQDVTLIILEIAALVSLGLSLYKPADEESMSAEDDEAKHGWIEGLAILISVIVVVIVTAFNDYTKERQFRGLQNRIEGEHRFNVIRQGELRQISVGEIVVGDICQIKYGDLLPADGVLIQSNDLKVDESSLTGESDHVKKGEAFDPMVLSGTHVMEGSGKMLVTAVGINSQAGIIFTLLGAAVDQQEEEMKKQRKEAKKLKTKKSLTDEVPPAINNTDIGMKQMDKGGETDDDAAGGGGQSGESEEPAKKDKSVLQAKLTKLAIQIGYAGSTIAVLTVLILVIQFCIHTFVIQQKQWKNHYAGEFVRHLIIGVTVLVVAVPEGLPLAVTLSLAYSVKKMMKDNNLVRHLDACETMGNATAICSDKTGTLTTNRMTVVQSYICEVLSKTMPQFASIPSNVGNLLVQAISINSAYTSKIMPPDDPTSELPKQVGNKTECALLGFILALGKNYQTWRDDIPEEMLTRVYTFNSVRKSMSTVIPREGGGYRLFTKGASEIVLKKCSYIYGRDGRLEKFTREMQDRLVRNVIEPMASDGLRTISVAYKDFIPGKTDSPNQVHYEGEPDWDSEDSIVCDLTALCVVGIEDPVRPEVPEAIRKCQRAGITVRMVTGDNVNTARSIATKCGIYKTGEDWLVLEGKEFNQRIRDANGEVQQHLLDKVWPKLRVLARSSPTDKYTLVKGIIDSKVSESREVVAVTGDGTNDGPALKKADVGFAMGIAGTDVAKEASDIILTDDNFSSIVKAVMWGRNVYDSIAKFLQFQLTVNVVAVIVAFIGACAVQDSPLKAVQMLWVNLIMDTLASLALATELPTSDLLLRKPYGRTKPLISRTMMKNIIGQAVYQLTVIFSLLFAGDKMLDIPTGRGAEFGSEPTQHFTVIFNTFVMMTLFNEINARKIHGQRNVFQGFFTNPIFYSIWIGTVLSQVFIIQYGKDAFSTKSLTLEQWMWCLLFGFGTLLWGQIVTTVPTRKIPKLLSWGRGHPEEYTNAINLGEENRYDPDSGQKPRAGQILWIRGLTRLQTQVIGGELQERLIPVPYSKSSTDQAVAVKNNKIQV; via the exons ATGGCCACAATAGACGGGCGACCTGCCCAATATGGGGTTACGTTGAAGCAGTTACGTGAACTCATGGAACATAGAGGCCGTGAAGGTATCGCTAAACTGAACGAACTGGGTGGCGTTCAGGATGTTTGTAAAAAGCTGTATACATCACCCAGTGAAG gaTTAAGTGGATCTACTGCTGATCTGGAACACAGAAAAGAGACGTTCTCCTCAAATACTATACCTCCTAAACCTCCAAAGACATTCATGCAACTTGTCTGGGAAGCTTTGCAGGATGTCACTTTAATCATTTTAGAAATTGCTGCTCTCGTGTCATTGGGATTATCACTTTACAAACCTGCGGACGAAGAAT caatgAGTGCAGAAGACGATGAAGCAAAACATGGATGGATTGAAGGATTAGCTATATTAATATCTGTTATAGTGGTCGTTATTGTAACAGCATTTAATGATTATACGAAAGAAAGACAGTTTCGTGGTCTTCAAAACCGCATTGAAGGTGAGCATAGATTCAATGTCATCAGGCAGGGCGAACTGCGACAAATTTCCGTAGGAGAAATAGTAGTTGGTGACATTTGTcag ATTAAATATGGAGATTTGCTACCAGCCGATGGTGTGCTAATTCAAAGTAATGATTTGAAAGTTGATGAATCTTCTTTAACTGGCGAGTCAGACCATGTAAAAAAAGGAGAAGCATTCGATCCAATGGTCTTATCAG gaaCTCATGTAATGGAAGGCAGTGGAAAAATGTTGGTCACTGCGGTAGGTATAAATTCTCAAGCTGGTATAATATTCACACTCTTGGGTGCAGCAGTAGATCAACAAGAGGAAGAAATGAAGAAACAACGAAAAg aagcTAAAAAACTAAAGACAAAAAAGAGTTTAACTGATGAAGTACCACCTGCTATCAATAATACTGATATTGGTATGAAACAAATGGATAAGGGAGGGGAAACAGATGATGATGCTGCTGGAGGCGGAGGACAATCTGGTGAATCAGAAGAACCAGCAAAAAAAGACAAGTCTGTATTGCAAGCTAAACTCACAAAATTGGCCATTCAAATTGGATATGCTG GATCAACAATTGCCGTACTCACTGTGCTTATATTAGTAATTCAATTTTGTATTCATACATTTGttatacaacaaaaacaatGGAAGAACCATTATGCTGGTGAATTTGTTCGTCACCTTATTATTGGTGTCACTGTCTTGGTGGTGGCAGTTCCTGAAGGACTTCCTCTCGCTGTTACTCTGTCTTTAGCATACTCAGTCAAG aaaatgatGAAAGATAACAATTTGGTAAGACATTTGGACGCTTGCGAAACTATGGGTAATGCCACTGCCATTTGTTCTGATAAGACCGGTACACTTACAACCAACCGAATGACAGTTGTCCAGTCTTATATCTGTGAAGTTCTCAGTAAAACAATGCCTCAATTTGCATCGATACCATCAAATGTCGGGAATCTGTTAGTGCAAGCAATATCTATTAATTCAGCGTATACGTCTAAAATTATGCCACCTGACGATCCCACCAGTGAACTACCTAAACAAGTTGGTAACAAAACTGAGTGTGCACTTCTAGGCTTCATTCTTGCTCttggaaaaaattatcaaacatgGCGTGACGACATACCCGAAGAAATGCTGACAcgtgtgtatacatttaattctgTACGAAAGTCCATGAGTACTGTCATTCCAAGAGAAGGTGGTGGCTACAGATTATTTACGAAAGGTGCATCTGAAAtcgtactaaaaaaatgttcatatatcTACGGTCGAGATGGCCGATTGGAGAAATTCACACGTGAAATGCAAGATCGTTTGGTGAGAAATGTTATTGAGCCCATGGCTTCTGATGGATTGCGTACTATTTCTGTTGCGTACAAAGATTTCATTCCCGGAAAAACCGATTCACCTAACCAAGTGCACTATGAAGGTGAACCCGATTGGGATTCTGAAGATAGTATAGTATGCGACCTCACTGCACTGTGTGTAGTAGGAATTGAAGATCCTGTTCGACCGGAG GTGCCTGAAGCTATTAGAAAATGTCAGCGAGCTGGTATTACTGTACGTATGGTTACTGGAGACAATGTAAACACAGCTCGATCAATTGCCACCAAATGTGGTATATATAAAACAGGCGAAGACTGGCTTGTATTGGAAGGCAAAGAATTTAATCAACGAATTCGTGATGCTAATGGCGAG GTTCAACAGCATTTATTGGACAAAGTGTGGCCGAAATTGAGGGTATTGGCTAGGTCATCGCCAACCGATAAATACACGCTGGTAAAGGGTATAATTGACAGTAAAGTGAGTGAAAGTCGTGAGGTAGTAGCAGTAACCGGTGACGGTACCAATGATGGTCCTGCATTGAAAAAAGCTGACGTTGGATTTGCtatg GGTATTGCTGGAACAGATGTAGCCAAAGAAGCTTCAGATATTATATTGACAGATGACAACTTCAGTAGTATTGTTAAAGCAGTGATGTGGGGTCGTAATGTTTACGACAGCATTGCTAAATTTTTACAATTCCAGTTGACTGTGAATGTGGTAGCCGTTATTGTAGCGTTTATTGGAGCATGTGCCGTCCAAGACAGCCCGCTAAAG GCCGTTCAAATGTTGTGGGTGAACTTGATTATGGACACGCTAGCCTCGTTGGCGTTGGCCACGGAGCTGCCTACGTCCGACTTGCTATTGAGAAAACCGTACGGTCGTACGAAGCCTCTGATATCGCGCACCATGATGAAGAACATCATCGGCCAGGCCGTCTACCAACTGACGGTTATTTTCTCACTGTTGTTCGCCGGTGACAAGATGCTGGACATACCAACCGGTCGTGGAGCCGAATTCGGCTCAGAGCCCACACAACACTTCACTGTCATTTTCAACACATTCGTCATGATGACGCTGTTCAACGAGATCAACGCGCGTAAGATCCACGGCCAGCGCAACGTGTTCCAGGGATTCTTCACCAACCCGATATTCTACAGCATATGGATCGGCACCGTATTGTCGCAAGTGTTCATCATCCAGTACGGCAAAGACGCGTTCAGCACCAAGAGTCTCACGCTGGAGCAGTGGATGTGGTGTTTGTTGTTCGGGTTTGGCACCTTGCTGTGGGGTCAGATAGTCACCACCGTGCCTACCCGCAAAATCCCGAAACTTCTTTC ATGGGGACGTGGACATCCAGAGGAGTACACCAACGCTATAAACCTAGGTGAAGAGAACAGATACGATCCCGATTCCGGGCAAAAGCCGCGGGCCGGCCAGATCCTGTGGATCCGCGGACTGACCAGGCTACAGACTCAG
- the LOC132926964 gene encoding plasma membrane calcium-transporting ATPase 3 isoform X7, which translates to MATIDGRPAQYGVTLKQLRELMEHRGREGIAKLNELGGVQDVCKKLYTSPSEGLSGSTADLEHRKETFSSNTIPPKPPKTFMQLVWEALQDVTLIILEIAALVSLGLSLYKPADEESMSAEDDEAKHGWIEGLAILISVIVVVIVTAFNDYTKERQFRGLQNRIEGEHRFNVIRQGELRQISVGEIVVGDICQIKYGDLLPADGVLIQSNDLKVDESSLTGESDHVKKGEAFDPMVLSGTHVMEGSGKMLVTAVGINSQAGIIFTLLGAAVDQQEEEMKKQRKEAKKLKTKKSLTDEVPPAINNTDIGMKQMDKGGETDDDAAGGGGQSGESEEPAKKDKSVLQAKLTKLAIQIGYAGSTIAVLTVLILVIQFCIHTFVIQQKQWKNHYAGEFVRHLIIGVTVLVVAVPEGLPLAVTLSLAYSVKKMMKDNNLVRHLDACETMGNATAICSDKTGTLTTNRMTVVQSYICEVLSKTMPQFASIPSNVGNLLVQAISINSAYTSKIMPPDDPTSELPKQVGNKTECALLGFILALGKNYQTWRDDIPEEMLTRVYTFNSVRKSMSTVIPREGGGYRLFTKGASEIVLKKCSYIYGRDGRLEKFTREMQDRLVRNVIEPMASDGLRTISVAYKDFIPGKTDSPNQVHYEGEPDWDSEDSIVCDLTALCVVGIEDPVRPEVPEAIRKCQRAGITVRMVTGDNVNTARSIATKCGIYKTGEDWLVLEGKEFNQRIRDANGEVQQHLLDKVWPKLRVLARSSPTDKYTLVKGIIDSKVSESREVVAVTGDGTNDGPALKKADVGFAMGIAGTDVAKEASDIILTDDNFSSIVKAVMWGRNVYDSIAKFLQFQLTVNVVAVIVAFIGACAVQDSPLKAVQMLWVNLIMDTLASLALATELPTSDLLLRKPYGRTKPLISRTMMKNIIGQAVYQLTVIFSLLFAGDKMLDIPTGRGAEFGSEPTQHFTVIFNTFVMMTLFNEINARKIHGQRNVFQGFFTNPIFYSIWIGTVLSQVFIIQYGKDAFSTKSLTLEQWMWCLLFGFGTLLWGQIVTTVPTRKIPKLLSWGRGHPEEYTNAINLGEENRYDPDSGQKPRAGQILWIRGLTRLQTQVAVKNNKIQV; encoded by the exons ATGGCCACAATAGACGGGCGACCTGCCCAATATGGGGTTACGTTGAAGCAGTTACGTGAACTCATGGAACATAGAGGCCGTGAAGGTATCGCTAAACTGAACGAACTGGGTGGCGTTCAGGATGTTTGTAAAAAGCTGTATACATCACCCAGTGAAG gaTTAAGTGGATCTACTGCTGATCTGGAACACAGAAAAGAGACGTTCTCCTCAAATACTATACCTCCTAAACCTCCAAAGACATTCATGCAACTTGTCTGGGAAGCTTTGCAGGATGTCACTTTAATCATTTTAGAAATTGCTGCTCTCGTGTCATTGGGATTATCACTTTACAAACCTGCGGACGAAGAAT caatgAGTGCAGAAGACGATGAAGCAAAACATGGATGGATTGAAGGATTAGCTATATTAATATCTGTTATAGTGGTCGTTATTGTAACAGCATTTAATGATTATACGAAAGAAAGACAGTTTCGTGGTCTTCAAAACCGCATTGAAGGTGAGCATAGATTCAATGTCATCAGGCAGGGCGAACTGCGACAAATTTCCGTAGGAGAAATAGTAGTTGGTGACATTTGTcag ATTAAATATGGAGATTTGCTACCAGCCGATGGTGTGCTAATTCAAAGTAATGATTTGAAAGTTGATGAATCTTCTTTAACTGGCGAGTCAGACCATGTAAAAAAAGGAGAAGCATTCGATCCAATGGTCTTATCAG gaaCTCATGTAATGGAAGGCAGTGGAAAAATGTTGGTCACTGCGGTAGGTATAAATTCTCAAGCTGGTATAATATTCACACTCTTGGGTGCAGCAGTAGATCAACAAGAGGAAGAAATGAAGAAACAACGAAAAg aagcTAAAAAACTAAAGACAAAAAAGAGTTTAACTGATGAAGTACCACCTGCTATCAATAATACTGATATTGGTATGAAACAAATGGATAAGGGAGGGGAAACAGATGATGATGCTGCTGGAGGCGGAGGACAATCTGGTGAATCAGAAGAACCAGCAAAAAAAGACAAGTCTGTATTGCAAGCTAAACTCACAAAATTGGCCATTCAAATTGGATATGCTG GATCAACAATTGCCGTACTCACTGTGCTTATATTAGTAATTCAATTTTGTATTCATACATTTGttatacaacaaaaacaatGGAAGAACCATTATGCTGGTGAATTTGTTCGTCACCTTATTATTGGTGTCACTGTCTTGGTGGTGGCAGTTCCTGAAGGACTTCCTCTCGCTGTTACTCTGTCTTTAGCATACTCAGTCAAG aaaatgatGAAAGATAACAATTTGGTAAGACATTTGGACGCTTGCGAAACTATGGGTAATGCCACTGCCATTTGTTCTGATAAGACCGGTACACTTACAACCAACCGAATGACAGTTGTCCAGTCTTATATCTGTGAAGTTCTCAGTAAAACAATGCCTCAATTTGCATCGATACCATCAAATGTCGGGAATCTGTTAGTGCAAGCAATATCTATTAATTCAGCGTATACGTCTAAAATTATGCCACCTGACGATCCCACCAGTGAACTACCTAAACAAGTTGGTAACAAAACTGAGTGTGCACTTCTAGGCTTCATTCTTGCTCttggaaaaaattatcaaacatgGCGTGACGACATACCCGAAGAAATGCTGACAcgtgtgtatacatttaattctgTACGAAAGTCCATGAGTACTGTCATTCCAAGAGAAGGTGGTGGCTACAGATTATTTACGAAAGGTGCATCTGAAAtcgtactaaaaaaatgttcatatatcTACGGTCGAGATGGCCGATTGGAGAAATTCACACGTGAAATGCAAGATCGTTTGGTGAGAAATGTTATTGAGCCCATGGCTTCTGATGGATTGCGTACTATTTCTGTTGCGTACAAAGATTTCATTCCCGGAAAAACCGATTCACCTAACCAAGTGCACTATGAAGGTGAACCCGATTGGGATTCTGAAGATAGTATAGTATGCGACCTCACTGCACTGTGTGTAGTAGGAATTGAAGATCCTGTTCGACCGGAG GTGCCTGAAGCTATTAGAAAATGTCAGCGAGCTGGTATTACTGTACGTATGGTTACTGGAGACAATGTAAACACAGCTCGATCAATTGCCACCAAATGTGGTATATATAAAACAGGCGAAGACTGGCTTGTATTGGAAGGCAAAGAATTTAATCAACGAATTCGTGATGCTAATGGCGAG GTTCAACAGCATTTATTGGACAAAGTGTGGCCGAAATTGAGGGTATTGGCTAGGTCATCGCCAACCGATAAATACACGCTGGTAAAGGGTATAATTGACAGTAAAGTGAGTGAAAGTCGTGAGGTAGTAGCAGTAACCGGTGACGGTACCAATGATGGTCCTGCATTGAAAAAAGCTGACGTTGGATTTGCtatg GGTATTGCTGGAACAGATGTAGCCAAAGAAGCTTCAGATATTATATTGACAGATGACAACTTCAGTAGTATTGTTAAAGCAGTGATGTGGGGTCGTAATGTTTACGACAGCATTGCTAAATTTTTACAATTCCAGTTGACTGTGAATGTGGTAGCCGTTATTGTAGCGTTTATTGGAGCATGTGCCGTCCAAGACAGCCCGCTAAAG GCCGTTCAAATGTTGTGGGTGAACTTGATTATGGACACGCTAGCCTCGTTGGCGTTGGCCACGGAGCTGCCTACGTCCGACTTGCTATTGAGAAAACCGTACGGTCGTACGAAGCCTCTGATATCGCGCACCATGATGAAGAACATCATCGGCCAGGCCGTCTACCAACTGACGGTTATTTTCTCACTGTTGTTCGCCGGTGACAAGATGCTGGACATACCAACCGGTCGTGGAGCCGAATTCGGCTCAGAGCCCACACAACACTTCACTGTCATTTTCAACACATTCGTCATGATGACGCTGTTCAACGAGATCAACGCGCGTAAGATCCACGGCCAGCGCAACGTGTTCCAGGGATTCTTCACCAACCCGATATTCTACAGCATATGGATCGGCACCGTATTGTCGCAAGTGTTCATCATCCAGTACGGCAAAGACGCGTTCAGCACCAAGAGTCTCACGCTGGAGCAGTGGATGTGGTGTTTGTTGTTCGGGTTTGGCACCTTGCTGTGGGGTCAGATAGTCACCACCGTGCCTACCCGCAAAATCCCGAAACTTCTTTC ATGGGGACGTGGACATCCAGAGGAGTACACCAACGCTATAAACCTAGGTGAAGAGAACAGATACGATCCCGATTCCGGGCAAAAGCCGCGGGCCGGCCAGATCCTGTGGATCCGCGGACTGACCAGGCTACAGACTCAG
- the LOC132926964 gene encoding plasma membrane calcium-transporting ATPase 3 isoform X9, whose product MATIDGRPAQYGVTLKQLRELMEHRGREGIAKLNELGGVQDVCKKLYTSPSEGLSGSTADLEHRKETFSSNTIPPKPPKTFMQLVWEALQDVTLIILEIAALVSLGLSLYKPADEESMSAEDDEAKHGWIEGLAILISVIVVVIVTAFNDYTKERQFRGLQNRIEGEHRFNVIRQGELRQISVGEIVVGDICQIKYGDLLPADGVLIQSNDLKVDESSLTGESDHVKKGEAFDPMVLSGTHVMEGSGKMLVTAVGINSQAGIIFTLLGAAVDQQEEEMKKQRKEAKKLKTKKSLTDEVPPAINNTDIGMKQMDKGGETDDDAAGGGGQSGESEEPAKKDKSVLQAKLTKLAIQIGYAGSTIAVLTVLILVIQFCIHTFVIQQKQWKNHYAGEFVRHLIIGVTVLVVAVPEGLPLAVTLSLAYSVKKMMKDNNLVRHLDACETMGNATAICSDKTGTLTTNRMTVVQSYICEVLSKTMPQFASIPSNVGNLLVQAISINSAYTSKIMPPDDPTSELPKQVGNKTECALLGFILALGKNYQTWRDDIPEEMLTRVYTFNSVRKSMSTVIPREGGGYRLFTKGASEIVLKKCSYIYGRDGRLEKFTREMQDRLVRNVIEPMASDGLRTISVAYKDFIPGKTDSPNQVHYEGEPDWDSEDSIVCDLTALCVVGIEDPVRPEVPEAIRKCQRAGITVRMVTGDNVNTARSIATKCGIYKTGEDWLVLEGKEFNQRIRDANGEVQQHLLDKVWPKLRVLARSSPTDKYTLVKGIIDSKVSESREVVAVTGDGTNDGPALKKADVGFAMGIAGTDVAKEASDIILTDDNFSSIVKAVMWGRNVYDSIAKFLQFQLTVNVVAVIVAFIGACAVQDSPLKAVQMLWVNLIMDTLASLALATELPTSDLLLRKPYGRTKPLISRTMMKNIIGQAVYQLTVIFSLLFAGDKMLDIPTGRGAEFGSEPTQHFTVIFNTFVMMTLFNEINARKIHGQRNVFQGFFTNPIFYSIWIGTVLSQVFIIQYGKDAFSTKSLTLEQWMWCLLFGFGTLLWGQIVTTVPTRKIPKLLSWGRGHPEEYTNAINLGGREE is encoded by the exons ATGGCCACAATAGACGGGCGACCTGCCCAATATGGGGTTACGTTGAAGCAGTTACGTGAACTCATGGAACATAGAGGCCGTGAAGGTATCGCTAAACTGAACGAACTGGGTGGCGTTCAGGATGTTTGTAAAAAGCTGTATACATCACCCAGTGAAG gaTTAAGTGGATCTACTGCTGATCTGGAACACAGAAAAGAGACGTTCTCCTCAAATACTATACCTCCTAAACCTCCAAAGACATTCATGCAACTTGTCTGGGAAGCTTTGCAGGATGTCACTTTAATCATTTTAGAAATTGCTGCTCTCGTGTCATTGGGATTATCACTTTACAAACCTGCGGACGAAGAAT caatgAGTGCAGAAGACGATGAAGCAAAACATGGATGGATTGAAGGATTAGCTATATTAATATCTGTTATAGTGGTCGTTATTGTAACAGCATTTAATGATTATACGAAAGAAAGACAGTTTCGTGGTCTTCAAAACCGCATTGAAGGTGAGCATAGATTCAATGTCATCAGGCAGGGCGAACTGCGACAAATTTCCGTAGGAGAAATAGTAGTTGGTGACATTTGTcag ATTAAATATGGAGATTTGCTACCAGCCGATGGTGTGCTAATTCAAAGTAATGATTTGAAAGTTGATGAATCTTCTTTAACTGGCGAGTCAGACCATGTAAAAAAAGGAGAAGCATTCGATCCAATGGTCTTATCAG gaaCTCATGTAATGGAAGGCAGTGGAAAAATGTTGGTCACTGCGGTAGGTATAAATTCTCAAGCTGGTATAATATTCACACTCTTGGGTGCAGCAGTAGATCAACAAGAGGAAGAAATGAAGAAACAACGAAAAg aagcTAAAAAACTAAAGACAAAAAAGAGTTTAACTGATGAAGTACCACCTGCTATCAATAATACTGATATTGGTATGAAACAAATGGATAAGGGAGGGGAAACAGATGATGATGCTGCTGGAGGCGGAGGACAATCTGGTGAATCAGAAGAACCAGCAAAAAAAGACAAGTCTGTATTGCAAGCTAAACTCACAAAATTGGCCATTCAAATTGGATATGCTG GATCAACAATTGCCGTACTCACTGTGCTTATATTAGTAATTCAATTTTGTATTCATACATTTGttatacaacaaaaacaatGGAAGAACCATTATGCTGGTGAATTTGTTCGTCACCTTATTATTGGTGTCACTGTCTTGGTGGTGGCAGTTCCTGAAGGACTTCCTCTCGCTGTTACTCTGTCTTTAGCATACTCAGTCAAG aaaatgatGAAAGATAACAATTTGGTAAGACATTTGGACGCTTGCGAAACTATGGGTAATGCCACTGCCATTTGTTCTGATAAGACCGGTACACTTACAACCAACCGAATGACAGTTGTCCAGTCTTATATCTGTGAAGTTCTCAGTAAAACAATGCCTCAATTTGCATCGATACCATCAAATGTCGGGAATCTGTTAGTGCAAGCAATATCTATTAATTCAGCGTATACGTCTAAAATTATGCCACCTGACGATCCCACCAGTGAACTACCTAAACAAGTTGGTAACAAAACTGAGTGTGCACTTCTAGGCTTCATTCTTGCTCttggaaaaaattatcaaacatgGCGTGACGACATACCCGAAGAAATGCTGACAcgtgtgtatacatttaattctgTACGAAAGTCCATGAGTACTGTCATTCCAAGAGAAGGTGGTGGCTACAGATTATTTACGAAAGGTGCATCTGAAAtcgtactaaaaaaatgttcatatatcTACGGTCGAGATGGCCGATTGGAGAAATTCACACGTGAAATGCAAGATCGTTTGGTGAGAAATGTTATTGAGCCCATGGCTTCTGATGGATTGCGTACTATTTCTGTTGCGTACAAAGATTTCATTCCCGGAAAAACCGATTCACCTAACCAAGTGCACTATGAAGGTGAACCCGATTGGGATTCTGAAGATAGTATAGTATGCGACCTCACTGCACTGTGTGTAGTAGGAATTGAAGATCCTGTTCGACCGGAG GTGCCTGAAGCTATTAGAAAATGTCAGCGAGCTGGTATTACTGTACGTATGGTTACTGGAGACAATGTAAACACAGCTCGATCAATTGCCACCAAATGTGGTATATATAAAACAGGCGAAGACTGGCTTGTATTGGAAGGCAAAGAATTTAATCAACGAATTCGTGATGCTAATGGCGAG GTTCAACAGCATTTATTGGACAAAGTGTGGCCGAAATTGAGGGTATTGGCTAGGTCATCGCCAACCGATAAATACACGCTGGTAAAGGGTATAATTGACAGTAAAGTGAGTGAAAGTCGTGAGGTAGTAGCAGTAACCGGTGACGGTACCAATGATGGTCCTGCATTGAAAAAAGCTGACGTTGGATTTGCtatg GGTATTGCTGGAACAGATGTAGCCAAAGAAGCTTCAGATATTATATTGACAGATGACAACTTCAGTAGTATTGTTAAAGCAGTGATGTGGGGTCGTAATGTTTACGACAGCATTGCTAAATTTTTACAATTCCAGTTGACTGTGAATGTGGTAGCCGTTATTGTAGCGTTTATTGGAGCATGTGCCGTCCAAGACAGCCCGCTAAAG GCCGTTCAAATGTTGTGGGTGAACTTGATTATGGACACGCTAGCCTCGTTGGCGTTGGCCACGGAGCTGCCTACGTCCGACTTGCTATTGAGAAAACCGTACGGTCGTACGAAGCCTCTGATATCGCGCACCATGATGAAGAACATCATCGGCCAGGCCGTCTACCAACTGACGGTTATTTTCTCACTGTTGTTCGCCGGTGACAAGATGCTGGACATACCAACCGGTCGTGGAGCCGAATTCGGCTCAGAGCCCACACAACACTTCACTGTCATTTTCAACACATTCGTCATGATGACGCTGTTCAACGAGATCAACGCGCGTAAGATCCACGGCCAGCGCAACGTGTTCCAGGGATTCTTCACCAACCCGATATTCTACAGCATATGGATCGGCACCGTATTGTCGCAAGTGTTCATCATCCAGTACGGCAAAGACGCGTTCAGCACCAAGAGTCTCACGCTGGAGCAGTGGATGTGGTGTTTGTTGTTCGGGTTTGGCACCTTGCTGTGGGGTCAGATAGTCACCACCGTGCCTACCCGCAAAATCCCGAAACTTCTTTC ATGGGGACGTGGACATCCAGAGGAGTACACCAACGCTATAAACCTAG